One Glycine soja cultivar W05 chromosome 7, ASM419377v2, whole genome shotgun sequence genomic window, gctatctaggcggtttgacaatggagggtaaaggaaataagctatgaaaataagcaagaaattaaagtgcacgaaatgcaaactaggcggatcctaggagtgtttggatgacctcatttaaggttcccaacaaaacactcactatcctaaggggaaattgcctaaaattattacacacaaatggaagtagggtgacctagtggaggctcccaacttacttccaatgaaaggcctttttgttacaaaatttgaaagcaaagcaaattgccaattacaaaattacaaagaaaaaagtcctcaattgtggtggctattctctctttagtgtttcactcaatttggagtgcttcttagtccaatagctcttaaggtggttggccccttgcttcttgactaaaattcttcaagatatggcaccaatcctcctttccaattccctatatggcaactcacaagcaaggaaacaaagagagagaagcaataaccaaagaccaaaaaaaaatgaaatgaaagctaaaccaatagagttttaacaagacaaatttccaagtattattcaacaattaaagcaatgaaaagcacaaaaaagtaagttaggactcaaagagaaacctagaatggctctagagtagagtagaaaaactctaaaaaaaagactcaagaaacctctagttttggcacttgttttcacaataattttcaattgaaatttcagaactaggattggtataaaataggcaccaattatagaacaaattttgagccaaaacaacaagcacactttcctttcacttttctttttttttcctggacactgatttttctgccaacttttgagatttttattattttttcctttaatccaaatcgcttggttatttttttataatttttgtccagatgtctagaaaattcagtaaaagtttcagctcaaaaaacgtagtgaccaattcccagtaatttatacaagttcgtatgttcaagctgccagcaccagcgatttcaacctagaaatcaagagtagtgtttatgttgcttaaggcttggatagttacaatttgtgtttgcttatgctcaattatcttgaataacacaattcaatagagcttaagacttatttgattcacaaatccagccacaactcagcaccacaactcaacttcatcataggcatcatgtaggaatcttagaaaacaaaaaagagttcaacaacaagactacttctaggaattgatttagaacatgttatgaactaaataacatgcatgaattagactcaaaattcaaaagataggctaagaatgacaacaatacatgaacaaatgtatctagaattcaatcaacaaaataaaaattcaacacaaacttagaacataatgtgacaattactatgactaaacatgactctaagacaacatggattaagtgatttacacttagatttttgtgttttttttttctaatcaatattttggaagaaaatttagatctaaggttcaccacatgaatattatgaatgaaaaatgatagaacctaaaatcaacacaaaaacaagacttaagagtagatctacaaaatttgaaccatagaaatgcaagaacaagtgtagatctaagatttaatcggtttatttttttttaatctactctaaacagtaccaaaccacaagacaatggaggatatacatggagaataagatgaagaacaaggaattaaagagaattcaccgaacaaaaagatagaggaagcaaaagaacatcacctagatgaagatgctttgataccacatgatgcaagctccattggagcttgtaggcctaggatcttcttcatcaatggattcctttgcttcttggaagatgaatggcagtggaatggagaaaggaagagagagaggagacgccacttcaaggagaagatgagtctagaagaagctcaccaccataggaggtcatggataagagcttggaggaagaaggagatgaatgaagggagagggagagaagagcatgaaattttgtgctctaaatgagctttgaaatatgaaatttaatattcaaattatcaaagttgaaaaaaatgcacacacatgacctctatttatagcctaagtgtcacacaaaattggagggaaattcaaatttcacttgaatttgaaattgaatttgtggagccaaactttggagccaaaatttcactaattatgattagtgaattttagttatggttcagcccactaatccaagatcaattccaagattctccactaagtgtgcttaggtgtcatgaggcatgaaaagcatgaaggacatgcacaaagtgtgactatatgatgtggcaatggggtgtagtaagcaaatgctcacctccccctctaaaatttaattggattgggcttctaccaattcaattaaatttatttccaaccacacacatcaaatatccacttagtacatgtgaaattacaaaactacccctaatacaaaaactagtctaggtaccctaaaatacaagggctgaaaaatcctatatttctagggtaccctacctacattatggagccctaaatacaaggcccaaaaataacgaaaccttaatctaatattaacaaagataagtgggctcatacttagcccatgggcccgaaatctaccctaaggctcataagaaccctagggccttctcttgcatctctggcccaatctacttggagttttctatccaatgcccttgtgggataggattgcatcagttagtcccttgaatctttgtaaggggaaacaaaagatatctcaggcggttagtcctttgaaatctcttgtttaaagggaaagggaaaaagatatctcaggcagttagtcctttgaaatcttttgtaagaaacagaagatatctcaggcggttagtcctttgaaatcttttgtcaagagggagaagggaagaaacaaaagaaatctcAGACGGTtaatcctttgaatcttttgacaagagagaaggaatgaagcaaaataatagcacaagttttcggtcaatgaacttttcttgaaaaagaaagtattgaacaaaaacttttagaaagatgaagagaaatgaatgaaagaaatcttgttATGCATGAAAGGAATTAGTTTTAGTATATGAAATTCGttccatggtcacatatttataatcatttgatgactcaagttaaagtttgtgactcttggcaatttctctaaaactagtcactttaaaagttatgacttttgtgaaaaaatagtcactttaaaagttatgactttcaaaaaaatcttcagaaacaagtcaccttaagaattgtgacttttggtaatttatttttcaaaacaagtcactggtaatctataaccatcatagtgtaatcgtttacacatcaacagatgtgactcttcatgtttaaatttgaaaatcaaaacatttagaaacactggtaatcgattacaagtattgtgtaatcgattatacaagtttgaaatgatttgaaaaagttttatcacaagttgtgactcttgaaatttgaaatctaacgttttaaaacattggtaatcgattacatgattatggtaatcgattacaactttgtaaatctgttttgaaaagaatgttggctactggtaatcgattactgccttctggtaatcaaattactagagagtaaaacccTTTGGTAAAAAAgaattctttttgaaaaattattgtgttattcaatgttttgaaaaactcttttaatacttattgtgattgagtcttctcttgattcttgaatcttgagtcttgattctttacttgaatcttgagtcttgaatcttgaatcttgatcttgattcttgaaacttgtttgactcttgattctttggcatcatcaaaataaccttggaaggcattgcttccacaatcctAAAGCTATtctaactaacaactaacctAACACTAAGCATAAACAGAAATTCTACCTAACAATCACTAAGTtatctatcctaaggttgaaAACTTAGAATGAAAATGAAGTAAAGTAAATGGACGTCCCAAAATTAAGGGAATATCTGCATCTTCTTCAATGTCCATTACAACAAAGTCAGCGGGAAAGATAAGGTGTTTGACCCAAACCAGAACATCCTCAATCACTCCATAAGGTCTGGTGATGGAGCGATCTGCTAACTATAAAGTCATCCTAGTCGGTATTATCTCTAACTCTCCAATTCTCCGACACATGGAAAGCGACATCAAATTAATGTTGGACCCCAAGTCAATAAGAGCCTTGCCAACAGAAACTTCACCTACAGAACAAGGAATAGTGACATTGCCTGGATCCTTATGTTTTGGTGGAAGGATGCGTTGAATTACAGCACTGCAGTTTCCTTCCACAATGATGTTGTCACTATGGATGTACTTGTTCTTCCTAGTTAGCATGTCTTTCAGAAATTTAGCATAGAGTGGCatttgctgtaaagcttctccaaagggcatgGTAATTTCTAGCTTCTTGAAAATATCCAGAAATCTAGCTAGATGTCTTTTTTTGTCCTTCCTAGAAGGTACcaaaggatatggtacttctctCCCTTCAGCTGAagatgcttctttctttttctctctagcacactcactcttgctttttctcttctcttctttttctttttttctttttcaattttctcatttttttttcattttctttttctttctccttttctttttcttttttcttcttttctttctcactcACACTTATTGGTATCTCTTTCTGCTGATCATCTTCTACTTCCACTTCTTCCTCAGTCTCACTCAAAGGTTCTATCACTAGGTCAATTGCTAGCTCAGTCACCAGTTGTTGTTTTTCTTCACCTATCCTCATTTCTCCTTCATTCATGCTCACCATTCTACTTCTAGTCATAACAGCCTTGCACTCCTCCTTAggattcttctctgtgttggctccaAAGCTACTTGATGGTCAGTCTGCCAATTGTTTTGCCAAttgtcccacctggacttcTAGATTCTTGATGGCTGACTCTGTGCTCTTTTGATTGGACATGGATACTTGCATGAACTGAGCAAGAGTCTCTTTCAGCTTCGTTGTTCTATCATAAAGACTAGGCCTTTGTTGTTGTGGATTGTTAGATGGCCCACcttggtctttattgaactgaTTGCCAGGGTGAGTTCTCCACTGTCCCTGTTGCTGATTATATTGCTAGCCATGTTGAAATCCAAAATATCCACTTGCATTAAAGTTTGGTCTTGGCTGGTTCCCCATATAGTTCACTTCATGTGTTGTATCTTCTGTGGGAATGCAGCAGCCAGAATCATGTGCTCCACCACATATAACACAACCTGCAACCAGCAAAACAAAAGAGGGTGAAGGTTGTCCAAAATGTAATTGGGTTGGCAACTTACTCAATGTTTCTATCAATGCCTCAAGTTGCTTGGATAGCAtcttgttttgtgccaacaatgcatcCTGTGATGAAAGCTCTAGCAGGCTTCTTTTGGAAGGAATGTATGCTCTATCACGCAAAATTGCACGGTCACTagcagccatattttcaatcaattccATTGCTTCTTCAGgggttttcaattttatttttccccctgCAGAAGTATCTAAAAGCTGCTTGGGTTGTGGCCTTAACCCGTCAATGAAAATATTGAGCTGGATTGGTTCTAAAAATCCATGTGTAGGCGTCTTTCTTAGTAACCCATGAAATCTTTCCAAAGCCTCACTCAAGGACTTGTCTGGAAATTGATGAAATGATGAGATGACAGCTTTTCCTTCAGCAGTCTTAGACTCTGGGAAGTACTTCTTCAGAAATTTTTCAACcacttcatcccaagtcttaAGACTGTTACCTTTAAATGAATGGAGCCATCGTTTTGCTTCTCcagacaaagaaaatgaaaacaagctcaatctAACAGCATCCTCAAGCACATCAGCTATTCTGACAGTATTGCATATCTCAATATAGGTAGCTAGATGTGCATACGGGTCTTCATTGGGCAAACCATGTAACAAATTGTTCTGAATCAACTGAATCAATGAATGTGGATAGGTTATCTTCTGTGTTTGAACCTCCGACCGCGCAATGATAGTAAAGAACTACGACACACTTGAGCTAGAGTAATCTTCAAGGGTAATTCTTCTTGGCTCATCAGCCACGATATTGGCTTCAATTAATACTGTGTGAGATTGCCCTTGTtttggaaaactagaagatgcctcagaaGATAGAGGTTCTTCCTGAATTGTTGTTGCCTCAATGTCCtgcaaaaaaattctatttcttTCTACGTTCCTTTTCCTGCAAGTTGCATTAATTTCCAAGTCTATTGGAATCAAAGCACCTGCAGAAGACCTTATTTGCATGCAAAACAACAGTTAACCAATTCCAAAGAACAATAAATTCTACAGTAactaaatattcacaaaataacaATGA contains:
- the LOC114420554 gene encoding uncharacterized protein LOC114420554, with translation MSQEELPLKITLAQLIQNNLLHGLPNEDPYAHLATYIEICNTVRIADVLEDAVRLSLFSFSLSGEAKRWLHSFKGNSLKTWDEVVEKFLKKYFPESKTAEGKAVISSFHQFPDKSLSEALERFHGLLRKTPTHGFLEPIQLNIFIDGLRPQPKQLLDTSAGGKIKLKTPEEAMELIENMAASDRAILRDRAYIPSKRSLLELSSQDALLAQNKMLSKQLEALIETLSKLPTQLHFGQPSPSFVLLVAGCVICGGAHDSGCCIPTEDTTHEQYNQQQGQWRTHPGNQFNKDQGGPSNNPQQQRPSLYDRTTKLKETLAQFMQVSMSNQKSTESAIKNLEVQVGQLAKQLAD